The following are encoded together in the Nymphalis io chromosome 26, ilAglIoxx1.1, whole genome shotgun sequence genome:
- the LOC126778570 gene encoding uncharacterized protein LOC126778570 isoform X2 → MSEAVKLAISTERMIFLIKDKSCIWDRMDPSYRDKFCREKAWYEIYKELYPTFDNLKEGQKIRIGQQISKKWFNIRDAYVKSIRGPKRRPYIYSQAMSFLDPVILGDRQDAQDYLEEQSMDGEPEIWLNESSFVDVDVNEPQAKKPRHELKEYLDCSENDTIVNIFSKMINREEDEDRAFFTSITPTVKTLTDSAKIEFRIEVMKLLQKLKNDTNTEIVIKTNDSDNE, encoded by the exons ATGTCGGAAg caGTTAAATTAGCTATATCAACGGAGCGAATGATATTTCTAATTAAGGACAAGTCATGTATATGGGACAGGATGGATCCTAGTTATAGAGATAAATTCTGCAGAGAGAAAGCATGGTACGAAATATACAAGGAATTGTATCCAACTTTCGACAATTTGAAGGAGGGACAGAAAATACGAATTG GTCAACAAATATCTAAAAAATGGTTTAATATAAGAGATGCGTACGTGAAATCAATAAGAGGTCCAAAAAGAAGACCGTACATATATTCGCAGGCTATGTCATTCTTAGACCCAGTCATTTTGGGGGACAGACAAGACGCCCAGGATTATTTAGAAGAACAATCTATGGACGGTGAACCGGAGATATGGTTGAATGAATCCTCATTTGTAGATGTCGATGTTAATGAACCTCAAGCGAAAAAGCCTAGACACGAGTTGAAGGAGTATTTAGATTGTAGTGAAAATGATAcaattgttaacatttttagtaaaatgaTAAATCGTGAGGAGGATGAAGACAGGGCATTCTTCACATCAATAACACCAACTGTTAAGACGTTAACTGATAGTGCTAAAATAGAATTTAGGATAGAGGTTATGAAATTAttgcagaaattaaaaaatgatactaatactgaaattgttattaaaactaatGATTCTGATAACGAATAA
- the LOC126778570 gene encoding uncharacterized protein LOC126778570 isoform X1, translating to MSEEAVKLAISTERMIFLIKDKSCIWDRMDPSYRDKFCREKAWYEIYKELYPTFDNLKEGQKIRIGQQISKKWFNIRDAYVKSIRGPKRRPYIYSQAMSFLDPVILGDRQDAQDYLEEQSMDGEPEIWLNESSFVDVDVNEPQAKKPRHELKEYLDCSENDTIVNIFSKMINREEDEDRAFFTSITPTVKTLTDSAKIEFRIEVMKLLQKLKNDTNTEIVIKTNDSDNE from the exons ATGTCGGAAg aagcaGTTAAATTAGCTATATCAACGGAGCGAATGATATTTCTAATTAAGGACAAGTCATGTATATGGGACAGGATGGATCCTAGTTATAGAGATAAATTCTGCAGAGAGAAAGCATGGTACGAAATATACAAGGAATTGTATCCAACTTTCGACAATTTGAAGGAGGGACAGAAAATACGAATTG GTCAACAAATATCTAAAAAATGGTTTAATATAAGAGATGCGTACGTGAAATCAATAAGAGGTCCAAAAAGAAGACCGTACATATATTCGCAGGCTATGTCATTCTTAGACCCAGTCATTTTGGGGGACAGACAAGACGCCCAGGATTATTTAGAAGAACAATCTATGGACGGTGAACCGGAGATATGGTTGAATGAATCCTCATTTGTAGATGTCGATGTTAATGAACCTCAAGCGAAAAAGCCTAGACACGAGTTGAAGGAGTATTTAGATTGTAGTGAAAATGATAcaattgttaacatttttagtaaaatgaTAAATCGTGAGGAGGATGAAGACAGGGCATTCTTCACATCAATAACACCAACTGTTAAGACGTTAACTGATAGTGCTAAAATAGAATTTAGGATAGAGGTTATGAAATTAttgcagaaattaaaaaatgatactaatactgaaattgttattaaaactaatGATTCTGATAACGAATAA